One Haliaeetus albicilla unplaced genomic scaffold, bHalAlb1.1 scaffold_80, whole genome shotgun sequence genomic window, AGAAAGTATTAacggaaagggaaagaaaaagaattgttgtactggaaaagaatgtaaaaggcaGTGTGTTAAGGACGGTGGGGaggctgaagatgtgcagatgttggtcccagaggggaatctggtaaatgtagaaggaagggatgagaaaaggaaatcgcAGGATAGTAGTGATTATCCTTTCTATTATTGTAGTATGCATTGCCATTAgttgtgttaaaagaatgatTGTAAGATCTATCTCTCAGGTAAGGGTTCACCCAGAAACTGAAGAATACATAACTCtaccaaagcagacagacacaactTATACCAATACATCGGTCAAGGAGGACATACATGTGGTTGAATTGTGACGCAGGTCACGGGGTGGATTGTatggattgtccggctcatagctcccaaacaagtttcaccatgtctagtgcacacaggcgactcatggggggttacaaaagcgacccagccttgggttgccttgaggccctgtctctctgcagagatgactcactcacggggagctgtgtagacagcttagccctgggttgtctgataagccctaaactaaacagggcggtggctgcaccattcaaagaaccaaaacctgaactgagccttgaaatcccttaacaaatagtatgccctgagtctctatccagccactattcagttgcccgaaggaacaaaacccaacaacaacaacaaaaacccaaaagggaaagggaaaggtatcctgtgcactatttttggagcatgtctaacttgtgcacaggaggaggcactgaaatCTGATACGGCAAAGATAATGGGTGCAGCTGATCTCAttgaagctacaaaattcagtgcactagaaactgaagtgaccaaaactgctttagaggcAGGATGGAAAATAAGTGCGGCCTTCAGTGTTCATAATGGACAATTGGaggttgaaaagacatttttgaaagattaattaaattctgaaagggagaagaatagaaaactgctcggaaaattaaatttgttgtaaGGAAGACCAGCCCACTTCCAGGTCAAGAGCAGGGAGTGAGAATTTTAGCCCAATCTCAGGGAGAACGAGGGGACAGCATCCCATTATACAAGCTCCCTTGAGACGGGCAatagggctggagggacagccAGTATTTGTACATGTCCCGTTCACGACCTCAGATCTATTCAACGGGAAGCAATCAGTGGGGTCCTATCGAGAAAATGCGGACACaatgcccacagaaagaaaaattatttgctgaatcctCAAGGAAAAGGGGGCCAGAATCAAATACTAACCTAATTATGCTAGGGACATCTGATACTGAGTAAAGGGGACTGGGGAGAATATTGAGATTTCCCCAGCCGATCCCCTGGTTCCcataaagctggggaacaaagttacaaatttcctgatagttttcattaaaaaaatttcattccataaaaCAGGGTTGCTGTTTTAGGGTGATTTCGCAGATTCCCGAGAAGgtgaacacacacactgactagaaggggaaaagcaagcatttattaactacagacatgcattatgctaagggtatcttgtaaagcaaattaacgtACCgacccgaggactgtgaggaagatggaccatccgtacattcttgtgctgtcttgcaccacgagctcagcccagcaatcggtaggtgccggctttacgtgggcgtccccacggaggcaatggTGGCctcgccgtacaccagccccatgctctccagaaaaatcccggtatttacacatttgcagaggaatgggtttcgGCACACATGGCCAGTGGGTGCCAAAAcacgcctcagttgcaacatagggagcctatgacgcatgcgctcgctggccaggcgcgctgcgcGAGCCGTAGCCaccttgtctattggttcatgggctttgtacacgTGGCATATTGTCATAATCCAGCAGTCACGTGCCGACCATGCTCACAGATGGACTGAACAAGTGTATTCCAGCAGACCACACCTACAGGATGAACCCCTGCCTGATGCAGAAGTAGAGCtcttcactgatggcagcagctctatgctggaaggaaaacgaaGAGCTGGATATGCAGTGGTAACAAATGCCCAACCGCTAGAGACTAAGGCACTGCCTAGCAACACATCCGCTCAAAGGGCTGAATTAATAGCATTGATGCGAGCTCTAGAACTAAGTCAtggaaaaagagtaaatatatatacacacacagattctgaatatgcatttgGGGTGGTGCATGCAATTTGGgggcaatttggaaggaaagaggactgttaaaCTCACAGGGAACTCCAGTAAAATATGGGACTGAAGTTACGAGACTGCTGCAAGCGGTTCTCTTACCAAAGgttgcaataatgcattgcaaagcccaccaaaaaggaaatagtgaaattataaaaggaaattggaagGCTGATTGTCTTGCTAAAAAGGCAGTTCTAAAGGAGCTGAAATTTGAAGAAGCTTTAATTCCAGGGCCTCGTTTAGaattaccaccaccaaaatatactgagaaggaagatgaattaGCAGAACAGATAGACTGCTCCAAAAATGGACAAGGTTGGTGGATAACACCGCTAACGCCATTATTGATTCCTGAAAGAATGATGGAAACTTCGCTCAAGAGATTACATCAGGAGATGCATCCAGGAGAAGATGCATtgacaataactgcaaaaagaaattttttttggaccaaagatACAAAGGGTAGCAGACATGGTAGTAAAAACAGTGTAccatctgctgtgctaataatccaaaaattgggaaaaaagttataggaggaattgtgaaacaaggaataattcctggggaatactggcaaatagatttttcagagctacctAGGTATAacgaatataaatatttattgacattggtagataccttttctggctggccagaggctttcccttgccatGCCAACAAAGAGCTAGAGAGGTAATTAGAATcttattgaaggaaataataccccGATTTGGTATTCCAGAAGGAATCTCCTCTAATAATGGGcctcattttcttgcagaagtcatgcaagagatttctaaatttttacagattaagtGGGAATTACACACCCCTCGGAGGCCACAATCAAGTGGGAagctagaaagaatgaatcaaactcttaaaaggcaacttgctaaactgtgtcaagaaaacacaccttaaaTGGGTAGAAACTTTACCTATAGCTCTTTTACGAATTCGAGTAACTCCTAGGGTCAAAGGGAAAGTAAGTCCTTTTAAGGTTGTTTATGGGAAAGCATATCCCATGAGTCTTTCTAACATCACAGGAGaccaaatgcatataaaagggcaggctgatgttaaagagtatttgatttctctttcgcATACTTTATCTTCACTACACAGGTATCTAAATCAGAAGGCCTCTCTCCTGTTGGATAAAGGTGGAAAGGACCTCACACCATGTTATTGAAAACCTGTACTGCAGCCAGAGTAGAAGGAATGGACTCCTGGATTCATTACACGCGAGTGAAAAGAGCACCAgaaccagatcagggaaagtggacagccacagactgggaaactcaaatttcagctaATATCTGAGACCATTGAACTctgagagaatgaagaacctgAATATTATAATATCCCATTTGGTACTAGCAGTAGGTcaagagaatttggttttacagcttATCCAGTCCTTTGGGCAAATCCAGAATGTTAGTGTAACCGCTTGTCTCCCTCCATCTGAGCTGGCAGACAATCCTTTAAATTGGGGAATATTACctttctaagaaagaagaagaacaacaatggaaatagggtggttaaataaaatattacatggaaCAGGATCCTCCCTTACTGGATGGCTGGCAAACCTAATTTAAACTTCGACCACTGTTGTCATTATTACAATCatactttgtgttgttttaagttCTATCAAGAGACTGGTTTTACAAGCCATGGCTAGAGCATATGTAACGATAAAATGAAGTAGTGAGACTTATGAGACTCATATGAAGAGATCTCATAGTCTCAAAGGggggtgtattggctttgtgtggcaaggctttggtagcggggaggggttacaggggtggcttctgtgagaagctgctggaagcttcccctgtgtccgacagaggcAATATCAgtcggctctaagacggacctgccgccggccaaggcagcacctctgtgataacatatttaagaaggaaaaaaaagttgctgggacagacagaaatggcagcccgagagaggagtgagaacatgtaagagaaacaaccctgcagacccccaggtcagtgaagaaggagggggaggagatgctccaggcgccggagcagagattcccctgcagcccgtggggaagaccatggtgaggcaggctgtcctcctgcagtccatggaggtccacggtggagcagatctccacctgcagcccgtggaggaccctacgccggagcaggtgggttcccgcaggaggctgtgaccctgtgggaagcccgcgctgcagcaggctcctggcaggacctgcggatctgtggagagaggagcccacgttggagcagtttttctggcaggacttgtgaccccatgggggacccacgctggagcagtgtgctcctgaaggactacacaccgtggaaaggacccatgctggagcagttcgtgaagaactgcggcccgtgggagggacccatgttggagaagttcatggaggactgtctcccgtgggagggaccccacgctggagcaggggaagaatgtgatgagtccttcccctgaggaggatgaagcggcggaaaataacgtgtgatgaactgaccgtaaaccccattgcccatccccctgtgccactggggggggttggtagggaatccgggagtgaagttgtgcccaggaagaagggaggggtggagggaaggtgttctgagatttgggtttatttctcattaccctactctggttgatttgtaataaattgagttaattttccccaagcggagtctcttttgccagtgatggtaattggtgagtgatctctcctgtccttatctcgacccacaagctctttgttatattttctctcccctgtccagctgaggagggggagtgatagaacggctttggtgggcacctggcgtccagccagggtcaacccaccacagggggaaatgatgtacttaagaaattatgtacttaagccacacgaaaaaggccacaaaggtcttgtgaaacaaGATCCCCTTTGTATAACCAATGCATACCTTGCTAAcaactgtgcccctgaagaagaactaaaagactgagaagaagggaacatcctaccccaggaggcgccaaaaagttgaataattgctaataggcatgaagtcagaaaaatcttcgaaaactggaggaaaggtaaagaaaggtggcagggggagatcacgaccACCAACTCAATTCCACaccaaaaagacttacccccccaactctccttgagcatgtgctgtaaaagaaaagaacactgtacctttaattccaAGCAGGGAAACTTTAGCCCAATggaaactgtgcgagataagcgactcccagtaatagtttttggaagaactttggaaattgaatatgtataactgaactgtataaattgcttgcccgtTTAGGCATGAGGGGTGCTAGCTTTGcggattaccacctagcccccatctttgcgtaaacaagaactggaataaaatacctctgctctgtgtttatatTGGCATTTTGCACACCGGGTGAATGACCCCACTTTTGGGACAACAGTGGGGCAGGCAAAGCACCGCATCCCGCAGGCCGAGGGGCTCAGGCACCCACGTCGCTGCCGGAGGATTGCCGGCAAGAGGTTTGGCAtctggagaggggctgctgggccagggtgcccaggcacccaccccactcccccagccGCAGCCACGAGTGCtctcagtgctggagcagatgccgtagcagctgcctgtgcccaaGCCTGTCCCGAGCGGAGGGAAGACTTTGCTGGCGAGGAGCAATCCAGTGAAGGCATTGCTGAAATTGCTGGGCTTGAAGTTGCTGCCGGGCCAGGAGGGTGCCGCGGGGTCCTTgtgcaggaggaggggtggCAGCGCCTGGGCACCGTTCAActccggggagctgcagagcagggagtccCCGAGGCCGTTGGGGAAGGTCGCGGCCACCGCCTGCGCTTTCCAACCCAGCTGGTCCATCAGCTCCTCCGCCACCTCCCTCTCGGCCCCAGCTGTCTTCTTGGAGCCCTTCCCGCAGAGCCGGACCACCCTGATGCTCTCGCCACGCAGACAGCTCTGGTGGCCGAGGTCCTCAAGGCTCCTCAAGGCTGAAGCGCTCCCCAGGCTCTTGTACTCCACCAGTGCGCAGTGCTTGCTCAGCAGCTCGGGGAAGTCTGACGTGTATTTCCGCACATCCGAGGGCAGCTTGCGGCCCGGCCGCAGGATGCGGATGGAGGCG contains:
- the LOC138684113 gene encoding la-related protein 6-like, which encodes DASDVLGADLLDCSYSVPDRQLVRRVASQVEFHLSDENLAKDAFLLKHVQKNKMGFVSIKLLTSLKKVKYLTHDWWLTLYTLRFSELLEVNEEGTKVRRVSSTGFSVSWVPIPESLLSVPPSRLLLAWELLTLEQDVLLLLQKNFLKTITRMFSPFGTIASIRILRPGRKLPSDVRKYTSDFPELLSKHCALVEYKSLGSASALRSLEDLGHQSCLRGESIRVVRLCGKGSKKTAGAEREVAEELMDQLGWKAQAVAATFPNGLGDSLLCSSPELNGAQALPPLLLHKDPAAPSWPGSNFKPSNFSNAFTGLLLASKVFPPLGTGLGTGSCYGICSSTESTRGCGWGSGVGAWAPWPSSPSPDAKPLAGNPPAATWVPEPLGLRDAVLCLPHCCPKSGVIHPVCKMPI